Below is a window of Humulus lupulus chromosome 9, drHumLupu1.1, whole genome shotgun sequence DNA.
TTTTATTTGACGCAGAATAATCGTCAATAATCTTAAAACTTGAATTCTTTATAACTTTCACAATTGTAAAACAATAAAAAACACATTAGCATATCATATATATtcggatatatatatatatatattctttcttTGCTCTCCACATTTTTATTTACTAAATATTCAACAATACACTTATATTAATTTATTACACTTATCATTATTTTAGTTGGCAAAcaaattttcataataaatagtTTACCCATGCGCTAATTTTCCAAGTTATTACACATTAAATCTATAGGGTGACTAAAgcacaattttattttttatggttTTCTTTTACCATTTTGGAGAAATACAGATATAAACACACAAactaaaactaaacaaaaaataaGAAACACGTACCGGAGAGTGCAACCAGATCGGTGGAGTCAAGGCCTTGTCTAGAGAACTTTTCTTTGAGTTGGTCAAGAGTCTCAAATGGAGCTGGAAGGTTTTCATTGGCAAGAGTTACATTCGCTATTAAGCTATCCCTCCTTCCTAATAGGGGAAACCATGCAGGGCCTCCTGactacaaaacaatacaaatttatTCAACATTATATCTTAATATCAAAACTTGAGATCGATGTAGTGCTGTTCGGTATGGTATGTACTGACCAAGAGGACAGATTCTTCAGCTGCGATGGCTAAAATATCAGCACAAGAGACAACACCAGGACAAGCATTCTCCAAGGCAGTTTTGATATTATCCACAACCGCAAAACCTCTAGCCGAGTTAATATTTCCAAAGGCTTCCTTCTCGCTCACTATGGTATCAGTGCTGTCCAACTAAGGTGACATagcataggacatggtaagacgAGAAGTAAGAAGTACTATGCGaagtaaagaaatgaaagacAGTGGATACTACGGTTTAGTGTTGATTCAAATGGAAAAAAAACAAGGAGGTTGTgggaattcttaaggcagaagTGTCTGCCTATCCAAAAGAGACATAAGAACCTGTAAATTGTCAGTTTCGGAATACAAAGATCCGAGATGAGGGATTTGTATCTCTCCACGTAAGTGTGGAAAAGGAAAAGTATgatgtttaaaataaaaaaagaagaagagagttcTAACTCCTGATTCAGCATAAATTCTAAGATGTACCAAGGATTAGGCAGGGGGCCTATAGATTAATCTCACCCTGGTAAGGGTGATGACTCATAGGAATTTAtggtatcaagaataagacaatGAGGTGATTGTTATGAACTAAGCAGACCCTGAAGCATCAGCAGGATCGTGATGCAAGCGAGGGTTAACGAatgtatggctattagacaagatcttgaaaaaaaacaagattgttactctcgtaAGAGTGTTGTCGAggagtaaagtaaaagtgttggaccttgggaattatggtcagaggtatgaggtttactatctgatgtgtttgagtaaattttgaggatgaaattctcattaggaagggatagttgtaacgacccaaaattactaataaggcttaagggccttgattagtgtgtcgggagggcacaattggaagttatgtgaattaatgttgAAAATGCATGATAATGGTGcaaatgcatgcttatatgattatttggattaatgtgatgcatgactatgtgtattagtatgcctataggccctgattaggttataagggcatatttgtaattttggcccgttgagggcataaatgtaaatatttgtgataaattgttgagaccacattattatgtggatatatttgtagcttgtgactcgaggcgatcctagcaaGCGGTTTAGCAGgcatttatacccggctcggggtaagtTTGGGGGTATATCTGgggatttagagaatatattggagactatttgttattgaggaaaatatttggtgattagttaagtgtTGTGATGTAAGTGGAAATTactagggacactcgaggaattagtggaaaTTGGGAGTaagtgactaaaatgcccttgatgTGTTTTAAGACTTAGGAATTAATTGGAGGGCAAAAGGGTCATTTGATTGGAAATAGATAAGTGTTATGTTGTCTTTAATTTTAGTGGAGGTTGTAGAAAGTTTTAGAAgttaaaagaaagagaagagaaggaaagaaagaaggaaaaacaggggACTCTCTCTCTAGCTGTCGGTTTGGCCATAtctcaccattctttgtgagttttggagctggaatcccAGAGTAGGCTCAGGTTGGAGCCTAGGGctaaagaccttggtgaagctaaaagAGTTAGCAGGGAATAGCCACtcaaattgaggtaagtttcaagatttcctgatgtgtttttctgagttttattgagatggtttctaagcttgagttttggatggaataaagggaaaTAATCTTGAGAAGTTGAAGGGCctgaggctggttggatgctagagaTTCTCCATAGAAGGTCGAAAttctccatagaaggtaacaaattctggctttgaagttctatgtttctgagtttctggttgaattcttgagttcttgggttcaatgtttgttttcttggtttgatgatgcatgtggttaagtcttgtgcTATTGAGTTttgtggggtgagatataggcagtggtagactcaatttggtgtgtagttgaggtttggaagggttccaagagGTTTGGGTTCGAGGAAATTTGAAGGAAGAAAAATagggtgttgctggtctgtgactagcgctatagcgctagacTTTGGgaactacagcgctaggcttatGTTTCTTGGTGCCTCtagctctgcttgtagcgctatagccaTACCCTGTTTACAGAaagtggtttttgggttattttcacgGATTTTAGCCtaggggttcggggttcgattccaccaccccgtttggtggaattagggcttcccgggggcctgggattggtcccggggctaggttttggacttcaggtttggtgatgattttgatctatggttgtgactaggtgtatgctaaggctaggacaggatcgtgcttgaggatcaaattgaacaaagctagcgaatctaaaggtaagaaaactacacccggttatgtgattgtgatgggactaagtgctccctatatctgtataatgtcatagatggtattacgccatgggacatatgataaacagcctaagggtgACGTCATCAATATTtacgcatagggcgcggctcgaccactggtagctgaggacagcttaacattcactgagctcggtttaagcgggccggagtcagtgggataaacagagggtgtgacctaagggcgttaatcctggttatcatatgtgatttcattattgatatgaaatgatgtacttagtatgttgaatacttgattaatgtgaatatctggaatgttgagtatatgagtatattgtatgagttatctggttgtttatttgatgattatgctctgttattgtgttttcttgctgggccttggctcacaggtgctacgtggtgcaggtaaaggcaagagcaaagtTGATCAgtcctaagttggagagctttggggctgaatgtacataattaGATTATCAGCCGCCACGTctgaggagtgatacaggacggggagagcataaatgtctattttgctcttagagtggctagtagcagtacatttgttctgaattttgtaaactgtcttttatcTGTACAActattgggatcccatgtaagaatgtttgattataagaaataaaacttttgagaccgaaatcttttaaccctagtacaacTTTAGTTattgtaacacgtttctaaccaaatgacttgattagcaactctcgcacatttgtaaacacacagtgtaacgatcttggctatctagggcgttacaaatataaCTTGAAGCTTTACTGGAACTGCCCAAGAACTTCTTAAAAtgctctaaaaaattattaacaaCCTTATGATAATTATCCTCAACCCGACCTTCTGCACCTATAAAAGACACAATCCTATTAGCTATTTTCCTTTTCTTCAAACTAGCATGAAAAAAAGAGGAATTTTCATCACCAAAACGAAGCCAATCAATTTTTCTCTTTTGAGAAAGAAAATGGGCATAgagtttctccttcctcttaAACTCCAGAAAAGCTTCTCTTTCTTCAGTACACAAACAACTATTATTTGGATCATTGAAGAGATTAGATTTGGCCTGAAGAAATAAAGCTTTACTTTTCTCATAGTTACAAACCACATCCCCCATAACTCTCCAATTAAATTTCTTCAACACATGTTTGAGACGAATAAGCttctgtttatccaaaaaacaaggtTTTATATGAGCAGTttaaaaaacagatcaaaaagttaaagtaaaaagtttttctggaaaaagctttttcaactccaaaaggGGCGGGAAatacccagtttttcaactagcctaaaaatagaatttttacttcgattttacgccctaaacttacgatcttgactatcaaactggctcctaactcctgcAGAGAAAAACTACGCTACCCTATCAAGCGTCAATCGGTATAcacacaatcctcatgcatttctacccaagaacacaaaacatTTTAGAACTCAAAACAGGCATGtaacagtatgcatggcatgttaGAGAGcatgaaagttgaagaaatttacctagatgaagattggaggttctgaaatgaaGCAACTTTGGGCGTGTGAACAGAGGATCTTTAGAACAAGCGACGGATGATCTTCAAAGTTTCTGAGCTTTGGGTTgaagttcttgagggttcttggcaagaaaatggcaagtaaaaagtgaaaaggtaAATTTAGGAATTATTTATAATGGCTGAAATGTGataaaaaggggtaatcatgagttacctttttcaaggcatggggaagtgtaatagtcATCAGAAGGGTTACTTGGAAACCTAagaggcatgattggacgtgattaggtcacctttttcgaggaagCACGAgtgactctgacagatttcgtggggtattcgaaagGTGAGttccctaagtttacttattgctagtCGCAATAaaaaaacttggggggcaaatgtttatccaaaaaatagctgtggatgacgtggcaagaattttcagcacgtggcagagatgctacTCGCCTATCAACCAGAGATACTTCCATACGTGGGGtttaagttttatatacgaccagcctggtcgtatactccgtttatttatgtataaatttgtatagttgtaatgacggccgagaatatctcttcattataacctgaatatccgtttattaaggaaagatatgattgattgactcatgtaaccctccttgagcctataaatatacaagaaatagctcaaggggggatcctTTTTCGAATCCTCTTTTCTGATCTGAGAAAAAGAaaattgtattgctattatccatcgtctgtattgtttcttcttctaaggtttgtgaaactcaagaaccctagttctttgatcacacctttgaagctcaacattaataatagcatcaagtggacgtaggtcattaccaatcgtTGGGGCCGAACAACTATAAATCTTTGGTGTCATTTTCTTTTTTCCCATTAGATCTTAATTGTCACATTATTTTCATCCAAGTATTTGACTCCGTGCCAGTTggccaaaatgagggtcaacagcTTCCAAACAACTTGATCCAAACCACAGCCTTCTATTTTTACTGGTTTAGACAAGTTGTCCAAAATAATAGTCCTGAACCTAGGATGATAAGCCCACATATTATAGAATCGAAACGGTTGCACCCCCACATTTTTAATTGCTATTTGCTTAAGAATTATAACACAATGGTCTGAGATCACCTCCTAGTGAGAAACAACCATAACACTAGGAAAAGAGTCCAACTAGTCCTCATTAGAGAATACCTTATTCAACTTAGAGTAAATTCGGTTCCCCCCTTCCTGATTGTTAGACCATGTATAGTAAGAGCCCATTATCTTCAATTCATCTACCAATCCAAGGCTAAGCCACTGCCTAGCATCCTCTAATTCTTTCACCGAAATTAGCCTCCCACCCATTCTGTCACTAGGGTCAAAAACAACATTAAAATCACCTAAAGGAACCCAAGGTTTTACTGGGAAATGCAAATGAGCCAACATATTGGATCCATACACAACAGTAAGACAAAAATCTTGTTTACTATTACTTATTTGAACTCTACAATATAAAAATTGGTCACTTTCTTGAATAGCTTCAATACTAATCCAACTAGCCTTCCAAATCAATAAAATTCTACCCTCCAATCTCAAACTACTATAATAATCCCAACCAACAAATGTAGAACACATAACATCTTTGAGTTTCTCTCCCTTGATTTTAGTTTCAAGAAGAGCCCCTATTCCAACTTTATTCAAACGACAGACATCTGTTTATTCTTCTTATTCAATcctctaacattccaactcaGTATGTTGCAGAACTCCATTCAAGTCTGAATTCTGAGATGAGACAATCAAAACCTTCTGTTGCTCTTGGAGAACACTGAATGAATTCCTAGTCTGCTGAACTGAAATCTGGTCTGCTGGTTTCATAGCCCCAGATTATTTCGGATAGGACCACACTTGCTCTTTAGGTTTAGCATTTGGTTGAGCCACTCCCTGCTGCTGTGATTGAGATTGAGCTGAGTTTATCGGATCAGCACCTTGCATAGAAGTATTCTTCGCAACCTCAGCTAGTTCAGACTCTAGTGATTTATTAGAATCCTTCTTCCTCCAAACTACTTCAGTATCAAATTTACAAGAAGCAATTGTATGTCCCAGCTTTTGACAATGTGAACATTTCGTAGGTAACCATTCATACTCTATCGGTTGCTCCAAAACTTGACCCCTCTCATTGAGGTAATTAATATAATGAGGTAGAGATTCAGATATCTCCATATCCACTAAAACACGAGCAAATTTAATCATAGATTTTTCTTTGGTTATCTTATCAATCATTATAGGCCTACCTATTGTACTCACAAGAGCACTCAAGCAATTTACTCCCCAATATTGTAAACCAAGGTCAAGTAGTCTAATCCACACTGGTACTGATTTCACTGATTTTAGAGATTCAATGTTCGTCGTCCAGGGCCGAAGGACTACATGTTTCTTATCAAAGTGAGTCACCCCTGATTCCATAACCAAATCACACGTTGCTTCATCCTTTACCTTCATCATCGTAAATCCTGCATTCATTCTTGCCACACGCTCTATACCAAGTTTTCCCCAAATCCTTTTAATAAACCCTTCAAAAACTGCTAGTGGAGGATTAGCACCTATCACCACACAAATCAGAGCAGATTTCCAGTAAGAAGCTTCTACTTCAATCTCATCTACATCTAGTTGAGCAACCACCTAACCATCCTTCTGAATAGGTTCCATGAAATGCAGCTTCGTACATCCATAAGAAGGAAGAGATTCCCTAAATCGAGCCCAAGTTTCTTTGGCTGACTCTTGAAAAGACCGAGCATCAACCTCTTCAGTCCACGACATTGACCCCATACCTGTAGCTTGAGTAGATTTTTCAATCGTAGGAAGATGTAGTTCTTTAGAGTCGACCTCCATCGTAGCCTCATCAATACCCAATTGCGCATCTACATTAACCTCAACAGTCAGATCTTGATCAGTTACTTCACCTTTGGATGAAGGGAGCTCCGGCGTAGCATCATGCTTAACAAGCTTCTGCACAGATTTACGTCTCCTCGCCATGGACAGAGAGCAATCTGAGACTCACGTTTTTTTCTCATGGACAGAAtatatcttttaatatattaaaatattagaattaagatatgagatatttaagatatattcttttaaattcttgatatttttattaaatctttatttgaaaatataaatatcattttattccatagtttttaatatttaaattatttgaaatttgaatattgttagttagatatttttatggatatttgaatttgattaactgttttgagatattttatgattgttataactattaatattttattttttttaagtgctTAAAATGtaagctaatagttgtaacaacacaagatattttttgaaaaacatttaagatattgattttaaattttaaaatatgttatattttgaaaaatatcaattttttcaaccaattaataaatgtttgtatataaatgggatttaaattaactttggttaattgttgataaatcctatctaaattaaattaatattttttttcaaattaacctaaaaccaagttgattgttgatacatgaaatttaaatgaactattgttaattgttgataaatttcatttaaattgacttattttttattaaaaatttaattaatttgaattttttgataaattctagataattaattatggtatttttgcaaatgaaataaattgtggtatttttacataaattcatagaattgctcatatagtaacatgattaggcccatccaattacaacatgtctatttgcactatatgtggtatttttgcaattgggtttAGATGCATgtagtggctcatatgtttgttagatatatggattttgccaaataaaatattcataaaattatagtttttatttgggcccattagaaaatgtaaagtttaaattcttctcttgtgggtgattctgcttgtgaaggcccatttgctttgcatgactatagtgggcctaataaattaataacaattaataaaacgaaggtttaaattcttatcttttggaccttgtaagGAAGATTGGGGCCctctgtagtgggaacgacatactagacccaaccctcctccatacaagcccaattgttaaggcccatttacttgagttgatattaattgtataggttcattatattagtcaaacctaaatattgattagcaacaaactaattctaaattaattgaatttttttcaatgtgatactttagaattaataggaaattataggactttggttttaaaaattctaatcttacaatttttggagaaccatagtcattaattttcgtaaaataataaaaatactattttttaattttataatgagcttattttagtatttttattCGATCTCtatcgttggtttaacatagtcaataacttaatagggcctcgaggcgctttgattcatccccctacggaaggtgttcatttgttatttttacaaggttagatttcgaacgatagataattatagatcaAATTCTACTAGAATCACCCCTAAGGTAACTACTAGGACttaatctatgattattgaaaccgtcggtctagctcataaaataagagattttgttttcttattttgatcgaatagtaggttgttaatagtggtgtccattattaaatgagtttacaactctatttaactagtggtattttttactctcgccaaccaggacaaggatatcataaattaattaaaaacctaaagaaatagagatatgattgtttttggtattttttctcatatcttacattaTGGTATATTTTGTGCTATTtcttgagcaaatgtgattgatttctaattttattgataatttgtagttttaagctaagtagtgtctgtgtctactcccatcctttctcaacttgcgatggagaaactcactggagaaaacttcctcaattggaagcagaatatcaacatagagttgattggtgacaactctgaattcgccATGAttaaggaatccccagaacgagcaccgtctccgcacattcgtgatggcaccgttaGTGCTCGTGATGGAACCATAAAAGCTTGGATAGCACtgtctccgcacatacgtgatgacaccgtgaatgaTCGAATGGCACTGTGTCCAcacattcgtgatcaactcacctatggtctgacgcagctcatgaacgagcttagaaattttgagcctatcatgggtggacctagtaaaggagaagaaaataagactacgattgttgctgctgatccagctaagactgaagctaaccaagctttgtcttcgaaagctggagacaaaaggaaaggtggacaaaaccaTAACctcaagcctgcaaaggctgcaaagatgagtgtaCAACCATATgcatagacgcctaaggggaagaacaagaaaaacaagaaaggtaaagataagtgctttcactgcaaagagaaggggcattggaaacaagattgcccgaagtttctagcagcgaaaaacataggtaatgattatagtttatttatcttagaaacatgtgttttagagaatgataaatctgttgcgattattgattctggatctaccaaccatttttgtaattctttacaacttcttaaattgtgggaggaagtggacgaaggcggcttaaagcttagagttgggaacggagcgttcgttatggtccaagctagaggaagagctcgtctaaagttcgaaactaaatttttagttttaaatgATGTAtcttttattccagattttagttgaaatttaatttcagtttccatgttgcaactagaatgatttgttatgactttcacaagttctaatatatctatttctttcaatggatcacaattgtgtattgcatgtttggaaaacatgtTTTATATtttgtgacctaacgaacccctcgctcttaacaatgatttattcaaagtagttaaacctaggaccaataaacgtcaaaataccgataatgataatatgatgtatttatggcacttgagactaggtcacattggctatgataggattcaaagacttacaaaggacagaactttgagggaactcaccttaggtgaataacctgtctatgaatcttgtctagaaggcaagctgaccaagcgtccattcacTGCAAAGGGTGATGAGCCAATGAACCACATGGACTTgttcattaagatgtttgtggacctttgaatatacaagctagggatggttttgagtatttcatcattttcattgatgattactctagatactcatgtctatacctaatgcataggaaatcagaaatattttcaaagtttcaggaattcctagcaatggctcagaaccaattaggtaaaatgttaaagatcttgcgatctgataagggtggagaatatttgaaAATGTAGTTCCAAgattgggattttatcacaacttactgccccaggtactccgcaacaaaatggtgtagcggaacgctgattcagaactttattggaaattatTAGATgctgcttagttactcaactctaccaacttcattctggcgacatgcaattgaaaccgcgaacgacattctcaatgtcgtgccatctaaatcaatccccaaaacacctttggaaccctggaatggtcgtgaacctagtttacaccattatagaatctaggggtgtcccgatcacatcctgaggaaaaaggagggaaagcttgaaccacgaactgaagtttgcatgtgttggtggctatcctaaaggtactcggggtggacttttctatagtcatttagaaaagaaagtgtttacttctatgaatgctatttttctggaaaatgactatgtccaaaacttcaaacctcacagcaaagtagttttagacaAGATGGTTAAAGaaatgactccaaccaatgttccatcgtcatcaacgcgagttgaagatgaaattcccactcttcatgtccaaccgacgcaagtcgatttaaatgaagaaagtaccactattcttgagcaaacagtcatggagcctcgtcgtagtgggagggtttctaggaacccaattcgctaTTGTTTGGATGGTGATACCAATAttgttgttggtgacactagtgatgatgatctgttgtctttcaaactgGCAaaggctagccctgaaaaggaactatggctcgaagccatgaaacagaaaatggagtccatgtactcaaattccgtctaggatcttgtggaagcacctagtgactttagggccattgggtgcaagtggatctacaagaagaaacgaggtgttgatggaaatatcgagacttataaattGGGGCTGGGATTGTGTATATAtcgtatatatattttatgaagaaaactGGGTAGTGTTTTCAGTCAGATGAAACAATCTGCTAAAATCTCTCAGTCTTTCATAGTGCCATAACAGTCAAATAATTCTTCTCCTTTTGGTATATGATCGATGCAGTTGTGAATATCTCTCAGCCTTAAAATCATAGCTTACCACCTGGTAACAATATAGTTGGTATGAAGCTAAGAATAGATAGAAAACATAAAAGTCGTAATGTCTCAGGTTGCAGCCTAGTTACTGCACTGTTAACTCCCACAATTACTCTATGAATTGAAACACTCTTCTATATTGCATCTTGGACTCTCCAAATGACATCCCTCCATCCTATACTAACAAAACATATTCACGTCTATGATGCTGGACATTATTCTTGCTAATTACAAACATATATTCCATCaaagagcaaaaaaaaaaaacgtgtAGCCCCATTATGCATATTCTGTCTTGATATTTGTAATATGagatatgttaaaattaattaacgTTATAAATAACTTGATCATCAAAACAACTTTTTAAGAGCATCAACACTTTATATCAAACATAAAACAACGAGGCACACTTGTAGAATAATCATAAAAGGTATAAGAGAATGTTTTAAATGAACTAAACTTACTGTTATGTTCTAAGGATATCTGTCTGTTAGTTCTCGGAACCGACACACAGTGAAGAGAAGATTTTCAAAGTTGTCCCTTGTATGCTCTTCAGTAAGTGTCATTGATTTAATATTTTCTCCTCTA
It encodes the following:
- the LOC133799686 gene encoding peroxidase A2-like, which produces MKPADQISVQQTRNSFSVLQEQQKVLIVSSQNSDLNGVLQHTELECDFNVVFDPSDRMGGRLISVKELEDARQWLSLGLVDELKIMGSYYTWSNNQEGGNRIYSKLNKKLIRLKHVLKKFNWRVMGDVVCNYEKSKALFLQAKSNLFNDPNNSCLCTEEREAFLEFKRKEKLYAHFLSQKRKIDWLRFGDENSSFFHASLKKRKIANRIVSFIGAEGRVEDNYHKLDSTDTIVSEKEAFGNINSARGFAVVDNIKTALENACPGVVSCADILAIAAEESVLLSGGPAWFPLLGRRDSLIANVTLANENLPAPFETLDQLKEKFSRQGLDSTDLVALSGAHTFGRAKCQTFNFRLYNFSGTNNPDPTLNTTLLDVLRKLCPQGGNDSVITDLDPVTPNTFDNKYFSNLQSENGVLQTDQELFSTTGVDTVDIVNAFSADERIFFGNFVVSMIKMGNINVSTGSQGENRSNCRRVNAYISGLSSSTGGLVAQY